One Brassica napus cultivar Da-Ae chromosome C4, Da-Ae, whole genome shotgun sequence genomic region harbors:
- the LOC125586189 gene encoding uncharacterized protein LOC125586189: MSSFIPSYYKALDLSGDNYLDWAINTSAVLKSRGLGKCIKYGNDTLACERHRAIMIMRHHLCEDLRDEFGYVNDPHNLWSFLNSRFCEPLLHESKKKWEALRFQDYESVDNYHSDLMRITYSLRLCGELVTNEDLLNKTRDTFHSEEVLLSHQAKGFTTYYDLFSYLLDIEQKKQKRMDNIRRFNDIMEIYYEVLDSEMKIPESNKATLDKKRSEEDSEWTLMDHEVGLYIE; encoded by the coding sequence atgtcgagttTCATACCCTCATATTACAAAGCCCttgatctctctggagataattatcttgATTGGGCTATAAACACTTCAGCCGTcttgaagtctagaggacttgGGAAGTGCATCAAGTATGGCAATGACACCCTTGCGTGTGAAAGACACAGAGCCATAATGATTATGCGACACCATCTCTGTGAGGACCTAAGAGACGAGTTTGGATATGTTAATGATCCTCATAATCTCTGGTCATTTTTGAATTCTAGATTCTGTGAGCCATTGTTGCacgaatccaagaaaaaatggGAAGCTCTAAGGTTCCAGGATTATGAATCCGTGGACAATTATCACTCTGATCTTATGAGAATCACCTATAGTCTTAGACTATGTGGTGAATTGGTAACAAACGAGGATTTGTTAAACAAAACTCGTGACACATTCCATTCAGAGGAAGTGTTGTTATCACATCAGGCCaaaggtttcaccacctatTATGACCTGTTctcatatttattagacattgagCAAAAGAAGCAGAAAAGGATGGATAACATCAGACGGTTTAATGACATCATGGAGATATATTATGAAGTACTAGACAGTGAGATGAAAATCCCTGAATCTAATAAAGCCACATTAGATAAGAAGAGATCTGAGGAGGATTCCGAGTGGACACTCATGGACCATGAGGTCGGattatacattgaataa
- the LOC106449771 gene encoding transcription repressor OFP2-like, whose protein sequence is MGKYKFKISDMISNPWFHKLKDMTKQSKPKSKPISSSSSSHTHNKKNPSYAPPQQSSTSHFSISLVAKSPHHNSPRNSLHRKRMSERKTLYKPSLKPITPLGFNNSKINGQDSSHCAFPALEKSTESSVYSFYQEEDDGFVDPSNFKVDTKNKAFTKYKAKGSGSIEKACPASNLTKKPLKSHLSVKINKGKQEEDDEACREKKYKKQVSSGRNSSAGINLRRVNSPRIQLSGTRRSTSRSESRQLVLESYAVMKRSVDPKKDFRESMVEMIEENNIRASKDLEDLLACYLSLNAKEYHDLIIQVFEQIWRQLTKHM, encoded by the coding sequence ATGGGAAAATACAAGTTCAAAATTTCAGATATGATCTCAAATCCATGGTTTCACAAGCTCAAAGACATGACTAAGCAGTCTAAACCCAAAAGCAAACCtatttcttcttcatcttcctcacaCACTCATAACAAGAAGAACCCCTCTTATGCTCCTCCTCAGCAGTCTTCAACCTCTCATTTTTCCATCAGCTTAGTAGCTAAAAGTCCTCACCATAACTCACCAAGAAACTCTCTTCACAGAAAAAGGATGAGTGAAAGAAAGACACTTTACAAGCCATCTCTTAAACCAATCACTCCTTTAGGTTTTAACAATAGCAAGATCAACGGTCAAGATTCATCTCACTGTGCGTTTCCAGCTCTTGAAAAGTCCACAGAGTCTTCTGTGTATAGTTTCTACCAAGAGGAAGACGATGGATTCGTTGATCCTTCCAACTTCAAGGTGGACACAAAGAACAAagctttcaccaagtacaaggCCAAAGGGTCTGGCTCCATAGAGAAAGCTTGTCCTGCAAGTAACCTAACCAAGAAACCACTAAAAAGCCATCTTTCTGTGAAGATTAATAAAgggaaacaagaagaagatgatgaagcatGCAGAGAGAAGAAATACAAAAAGCAAGTTTCTAGTGGAAGAAACTCTTCTGCAGGAATAAACCTCAGAAGAGTAAACTCACCTAGAATTCAACTCTCAGGCACGCGTAGAAGCACGTCGAGATCAGAGAGCAGACAACTTGTTCTTGAGAGTTATGCGGTGATGAAGCGTTCCGTTGATCCAAAGAAAGATTTCAGAGAATCAATGGTGGAGATGATAGAAGAGAACAACATCAGAGCTTCAAAAGACTTGGAGGATCTTCTTGCGTGTTACCTTTCCTTGAATGCAAAGGAGTATCATGATCTTATCATCCAGGTTTTCGAGCAAATATGGCGTCAACTTACAAAACACATGTGA
- the LOC106367460 gene encoding thylakoidal processing peptidase 1, chloroplastic-like, producing MAIRITFTYSSYVARNLSSSSAGAFRLGSGGFPRPRFFSSETRPGSMYTSIAREVIGEGRRQSPLVMGLISVLKSASSGPESTLLLKSSSSLIPFKWMNRMEIDDVDRGGTAFDDGDEDDDGKESSGGRRGWVNRLLSMCSEDAKAAFTAVTVSLLFRSALAEPKSIPSASMYPTLDVGDRVMAEKVSYIFRKPEVSEIVIFKTPPILVEHGYNSNDVYIKRIVASEGDWVEVRGGKLLVNDNVQEEDFVLEPMSYEMKTMFVPKGYVFVLGDNRNKSFDSHNWGPLPIENIVGRSVFRYWPPSKVSDTIYHDQAVAKGSVAVS from the exons ATGGCGATTCGAATCACCTTCACCTACTCCTCCTATGTCGCTCGCaacctctcctcctcctccgccggaGCCTTCCGTCTCGGCTCCGGCGGGTTCCCCCGCCCCAGATTCTTCTCCTCTGAGACCCGGCCCGGGTCGATGTACACCAGCATCGCCAGGGAAGTGATCGGAGAAGGGAGGAGGCAGAGCCCGCTCGTGATGGGCCTGATCTCGGTTCTGAAGTCAGCGTCGTCGGGTCCTGAGTCAACGCTCCTCTTgaagtcttcttcctctttgatTCCGTTTAAATGGATGAACCGGATGGAGATTGATGACGTGGACAGGGGAGGAACGGCGTTTGATGATGGTGACGAGGATGATGATGGGAAGGAGTCTAGTGGTGGAAGAAGGGGATGGGTTAATAGGCTTTTGAGTATGTGTTCGGAGGACGCTAAGGCCGCTTTCACGGCGGTTACGGTGTCTCTGCTTTTCCGATCTGCTCTTGCTGAGCCGAAGTCGATACCTTCCGCGTCTATGTACCCTACACTCGACGTCGGTGACCGTGTTATGGCCGAGAAG GTCTCGTACATTTTCAGGAAGCCGGAGGTTTCAGAGATAGTAATCTTCAAGACTCCTCCAATCTTGGTG GAACATGGTTACAATTCCAATGATGTTTACATTAAGAGGATAGTGGCAAGTGAAGGTGACTGGGTTGAA GTTCGTGGTGGGAAGCTCCTTGTGAATGACAATGTCCAGGAAGAAGATTTTGTCCTGGAGCCAATGTCCTATGAAATGAAAACAATG TTTGTTCCCAAAGGTTATGTCTTTGTCCTGGGAGACAACCGCAACAAAAGCTTTGATTCTCATAACTG GGGTCCACTCCCGATAGAGAACATTGTTGGAAGATCTGTGTTCAGGTACTGGCCACCGAGCAAAGTATCAGACACCATATACCACGACCAGGCTGTGGCAAAGGGATCTGTTGCTGTTTCATGA
- the LOC106367461 gene encoding B3 domain-containing transcription repressor VAL1-like isoform X1, with the protein MFQVKTGSKMCMNASCGSTSTVEWKKGWPLRSGALADLCFRCGSAYETSLFCETFHLDQSGWRECYLCNKRLHCGCIASKLVVEFMDYGGVGCSTCTNCHQPNLGKIGENPGLFSRLPMNRQHTNGENGMNVGKADLFSQPLVQGDDKREEFMPHRGFSNLIKTDRLDGGEILESSSTPSQPPSLNMPLAALPYSLNFATATKKLMDASSQPHAVQSSSSSILQTPSKSVLGTPPGTSKSAQARIGRPPNEGRGRSHLLPRYWPKYTDKELQQISGNLNLNIVPLFEKTLSASDAGRIGRLVLPKACAEAYFPPISQSEGIPLKIQDVRGKEWIFQFRFWPNNNSRMYVLEGVTPCIQSMMLQAGDTVTFSRVDPGGKLIMGFRKATHTKDIQGCGLTNGTLNEDTSSSGVTETPTSINASSCPSQNPEELKGLPEHLNSNHGGSSLKKSEVNGVKDKKRTRTVGAKSKRLLLHSEESMEVRITWEETQELIRPSPSEKPTVVVIEEHEFEEFYEPPVFGKRTIITSKPSGEQERWASCDDCSKWRKLPVEALLPAKWTCSDNVWDESRCSCSAPEESLKELENVLRMSKEYKKRRTGVSQTVRTEEELTGLDALASAAALGDTLGEEEEPATTTRHPRHRVGCSCIVCIQPPSGKGRHNSSCLCTVCSTVKRRFKTLMMRRKKKQLEREEIEAAAAADQENKEDGKTGRIDLNSDPCNRGEVEAVGVEEKDESGKGEAGECLGVAQAGDVVGVTELEGEGEKIGEESKGFPASRVIPWTRSGSRPASPGRVFPEPEGPVPAFSDRDEQFVSGWRRTRKHDNWPPNL; encoded by the exons ATGTTCCAAGTCAAAACGGGGTCAAAGATGTGCATGAACGCATCGTGCGGCTCGACTTCTACTGTTGAATGGAAGAAAGGTTGGCCTCTTCGATCTGGTGCTCTCGCTGACCTCTGCTTTCGTTGCGG ATCGGCTTATGAGACTTCTCTTTTCTGTGAGACATTCCATTTGGACCAATCTGGTTGGAGGGAATGCTATTTATGCAACAAG AGACTTCACTGTGGATGCATTGCCTCTAAGCTCGTTGTGGAGTTTATGGACTACGGTGGTGTTGGTTGTAGTACCTGTACTAACTGCCATCAACCCAACTTG GGTAAGATAGGTGAGAATCCAGGTCTGTTTAGTAGATTGCCAATGAACAGGCAACATACTAATGGAGAAAATGGAATGAATGTTGGCAAAGCTGATCTCTTTTCTCAGCCACTAGTCCAGGGAGATGACAAAAGAGAAGAGTTCATGCCTCACCGTGGGTTTAGTAATCTCATAAAAACAGATAGGCTGGACGGTGGGGAAATACTTGAATCATCATCTACACCTTCACAGCCACCGTCTTTGAATATGCCTTTGGCAGCACTTCCTTATAGCCTTAATTTTGCAACTGCAACAAAGAAACTCATGGATGCTTCTTCTCAGCCCCACGCTGTCCAATCCTCTTCCTCTAGTATACTGCAAACACCTTCAAAATCAGTTCTTGGAACTCCTCCTGGGACTAGCAAATCTGCTCAGGCTCGGATTGGTAGGCCTCCTAATGAAGGGCGTGGGAGAAGCCATTTACTTCCTCGGTATTGGCCAAAGTATACTGATAAAGAGCTTCAGCAAATCTCCGGAAA tttaaatttaaacattgtGCCTCTTTTTGAGAAAACTCTTAGTGCAAGTGATGCTGGTCGCATTGGTCGTCTCGTTCTTCCAAAAGCCTGTGCAGAG GCATATTTTCCTCCCATTAGTCAATCAGAAGGCATTCCATTGAAGATCCAAGACGTGAGGGGGAAGGAGTGGATCTTCCAGTTCAGATTCTGGCCCAATAACAACAGTAGAATGTATGTTTTAGAAGGTGTCACTCCCTGCATACAGTCCATGATGCTACAGGCTGGTGATACAG taaCTTTCAGTAGGGTTGATCCTGGTGGCAAACTAATCATGGGTTTCAGGAAGGCAACTCATACTAAAGACATACAG GGGTGTGGTCTTACTAATGGTACTTTAAACGAGGACACATCATCGTCTGGTGTTACAGAGACTCCAACCTCCATAAACGCTTCCTCGTGTCCCTCACAAAACCCTGAAGAACTGAAAGGTCTGCCTGAGCATTTAAACTCAAATCATGGTGGTAGTAGCTTGAAGAAGAGTGAGGTGAATGGAGTTAAAGACAAGAAGAGGACTCGTACTGTGGGAGCAAAAAGCAAGAGACTGCTTCTTCATAGTGAAGAATCTATGGAGGTGAGAATCACATGGGAAGAAACTCAGGAGTTGATTCGTCCTTCTCCTAGTGAAAAGCCTACCGTTGTAGTCATCGAGGAGCATGAGTTTGAAGAGTTTTAC GAACCTCCTGTGTTTGGAAAGAGGACAATTATCACTTCAAAACCTTCAGG TGAACAAGAACGATGGGCATCTTGTGATGACTGCTCTAAATGGAGAAAGTTACCTGTAGAGGCTCTTCTCCCTGCAAAGTGGACATGTTCAGACAATGTTTGGGATGAGAGCAG GTGTTCTTGTTCTGCACCTGAGGAGAGTCTGAAGGAGCTTGAGAATGTTCTTAGAATGAGCAAAG AGTacaagaagagaagaactgGGGTGAGCCAGACAGTAAGAACTGAGGAAGAACTGACGGGTCTGGATGCACTAGCGAGTGCAGCAGCCTTGGGGGACACTTTAGGGGAAGAAGAGGAGCCTGCGACAACTACCAGACATCCAAGGCACAGGGTTGGATGCTCTTGCATTGTGTGCATTCAGCCGCCGAGTGGGAAAGGCAGGCACAACTCGAGTTGCCTGTGCACGGTGTGCAGCACAGTGAAGAGAAGGTTCAAGACGCTGAtgatgaggaggaagaagaagcagtTAGAGCGGGAGGAAATAGAAGCAGCGGCGGCGGCGGATCAGGAGAACAAGGAGGATGGGAAAACAGGGAGGATAGATTTGAACAGTGATCCTTGTAATAGAGGAGAGGTTGAAGCTGTGGGTGTGGAGGAGAAAGACGAGAGTGGAAAAGGAGAAGCAGGGGAGTGTTTGGGCGTGGCACAGGCCGGTGATGTTGTAGGAGTAACGGAGTTAGAAGGAGAGGGTGAGAAAATCGGTGAAGAGTCGAAAG ggttCCCCGCTTCGCGGGTCATTCCCTGGACCCGGTCAGGCAGCAGGCCAGCTTCACCCGGGAGGGTATTCCCTGAGCCCGAAGGTCCAGTACCCGCTTTTAGTGACAGGGATGAGCAGTTCGTTTCCGGCTGGCGTCGAACCCGGAAGCATGACAATTGGCCCCCAAATCTCTAA
- the LOC106367461 gene encoding B3 domain-containing transcription repressor VAL1-like isoform X2, whose product MFQVKTGSKMCMNASCGSTSTVEWKKGWPLRSGALADLCFRCGSAYETSLFCETFHLDQSGWRECYLCNKRLHCGCIASKLVVEFMDYGGVGCSTCTNCHQPNLGKIGENPGLFSRLPMNRQHTNGENGMNVGKADLFSQPLVQGDDKREEFMPHRGFSNLIKTDRLDGGEILESSSTPSQPPSLNMPLAALPYSLNFATATKKLMDASSQPHAVQSSSSSILQTPSKSVLGTPPGTSKSAQARIGRPPNEGRGRSHLLPRYWPKYTDKELQQISGNLNLNIVPLFEKTLSASDAGRIGRLVLPKACAEAYFPPISQSEGIPLKIQDVRGKEWIFQFRFWPNNNSRMYVLEGVTPCIQSMMLQAGDTVTFSRVDPGGKLIMGFRKATHTKDIQGCGLTNGTLNEDTSSSGVTETPTSINASSCPSQNPEELKGLPEHLNSNHGGSSLKKSEVNGVKDKKRTRTVGAKSKRLLLHSEESMEVRITWEETQELIRPSPSEKPTVVVIEEHEFEEFYEPPVFGKRTIITSKPSGEQERWASCDDCSKWRKLPVEALLPAKWTCSDNVWDESRCSCSAPEESLKELENVLRMSKEYKKRRTGVSQTVRTEEELTGLDALASAAALGDTLGEEEEPATTTRHPRHRVGCSCIVCIQPPSGKGRHNSSCLCTVCSTVKRRFKTLMMRRKKKQLEREEIEAAAAADQENKEDGKTGRIDLNSDPCNRGEVEAVGVEEKDESGKGEAGECLGVAQAGDVVGVTELEGEGEKIGEESKGSS is encoded by the exons ATGTTCCAAGTCAAAACGGGGTCAAAGATGTGCATGAACGCATCGTGCGGCTCGACTTCTACTGTTGAATGGAAGAAAGGTTGGCCTCTTCGATCTGGTGCTCTCGCTGACCTCTGCTTTCGTTGCGG ATCGGCTTATGAGACTTCTCTTTTCTGTGAGACATTCCATTTGGACCAATCTGGTTGGAGGGAATGCTATTTATGCAACAAG AGACTTCACTGTGGATGCATTGCCTCTAAGCTCGTTGTGGAGTTTATGGACTACGGTGGTGTTGGTTGTAGTACCTGTACTAACTGCCATCAACCCAACTTG GGTAAGATAGGTGAGAATCCAGGTCTGTTTAGTAGATTGCCAATGAACAGGCAACATACTAATGGAGAAAATGGAATGAATGTTGGCAAAGCTGATCTCTTTTCTCAGCCACTAGTCCAGGGAGATGACAAAAGAGAAGAGTTCATGCCTCACCGTGGGTTTAGTAATCTCATAAAAACAGATAGGCTGGACGGTGGGGAAATACTTGAATCATCATCTACACCTTCACAGCCACCGTCTTTGAATATGCCTTTGGCAGCACTTCCTTATAGCCTTAATTTTGCAACTGCAACAAAGAAACTCATGGATGCTTCTTCTCAGCCCCACGCTGTCCAATCCTCTTCCTCTAGTATACTGCAAACACCTTCAAAATCAGTTCTTGGAACTCCTCCTGGGACTAGCAAATCTGCTCAGGCTCGGATTGGTAGGCCTCCTAATGAAGGGCGTGGGAGAAGCCATTTACTTCCTCGGTATTGGCCAAAGTATACTGATAAAGAGCTTCAGCAAATCTCCGGAAA tttaaatttaaacattgtGCCTCTTTTTGAGAAAACTCTTAGTGCAAGTGATGCTGGTCGCATTGGTCGTCTCGTTCTTCCAAAAGCCTGTGCAGAG GCATATTTTCCTCCCATTAGTCAATCAGAAGGCATTCCATTGAAGATCCAAGACGTGAGGGGGAAGGAGTGGATCTTCCAGTTCAGATTCTGGCCCAATAACAACAGTAGAATGTATGTTTTAGAAGGTGTCACTCCCTGCATACAGTCCATGATGCTACAGGCTGGTGATACAG taaCTTTCAGTAGGGTTGATCCTGGTGGCAAACTAATCATGGGTTTCAGGAAGGCAACTCATACTAAAGACATACAG GGGTGTGGTCTTACTAATGGTACTTTAAACGAGGACACATCATCGTCTGGTGTTACAGAGACTCCAACCTCCATAAACGCTTCCTCGTGTCCCTCACAAAACCCTGAAGAACTGAAAGGTCTGCCTGAGCATTTAAACTCAAATCATGGTGGTAGTAGCTTGAAGAAGAGTGAGGTGAATGGAGTTAAAGACAAGAAGAGGACTCGTACTGTGGGAGCAAAAAGCAAGAGACTGCTTCTTCATAGTGAAGAATCTATGGAGGTGAGAATCACATGGGAAGAAACTCAGGAGTTGATTCGTCCTTCTCCTAGTGAAAAGCCTACCGTTGTAGTCATCGAGGAGCATGAGTTTGAAGAGTTTTAC GAACCTCCTGTGTTTGGAAAGAGGACAATTATCACTTCAAAACCTTCAGG TGAACAAGAACGATGGGCATCTTGTGATGACTGCTCTAAATGGAGAAAGTTACCTGTAGAGGCTCTTCTCCCTGCAAAGTGGACATGTTCAGACAATGTTTGGGATGAGAGCAG GTGTTCTTGTTCTGCACCTGAGGAGAGTCTGAAGGAGCTTGAGAATGTTCTTAGAATGAGCAAAG AGTacaagaagagaagaactgGGGTGAGCCAGACAGTAAGAACTGAGGAAGAACTGACGGGTCTGGATGCACTAGCGAGTGCAGCAGCCTTGGGGGACACTTTAGGGGAAGAAGAGGAGCCTGCGACAACTACCAGACATCCAAGGCACAGGGTTGGATGCTCTTGCATTGTGTGCATTCAGCCGCCGAGTGGGAAAGGCAGGCACAACTCGAGTTGCCTGTGCACGGTGTGCAGCACAGTGAAGAGAAGGTTCAAGACGCTGAtgatgaggaggaagaagaagcagtTAGAGCGGGAGGAAATAGAAGCAGCGGCGGCGGCGGATCAGGAGAACAAGGAGGATGGGAAAACAGGGAGGATAGATTTGAACAGTGATCCTTGTAATAGAGGAGAGGTTGAAGCTGTGGGTGTGGAGGAGAAAGACGAGAGTGGAAAAGGAGAAGCAGGGGAGTGTTTGGGCGTGGCACAGGCCGGTGATGTTGTAGGAGTAACGGAGTTAGAAGGAGAGGGTGAGAAAATCGGTGAAGAGTCGAAAGGTTCAAGCTGA